The Streptomyces sp. NBC_00344 genome includes a window with the following:
- a CDS encoding LysR family transcriptional regulator, whose protein sequence is MIDPRRLRILRAVADHRTVTAAAAALYLTPSAVSQQLAALEQETGHALLTRSGRGVRLTAAGEILLSHAHAVLAQLERAEAELAAYAGGAAGEVTVAAFATGIAEVLAPAIRDLAGRSPRIRVRVRDSEGDESLTLVLDGEADMALAVEYRGAPREGDVRLARVPLYAEPFDAVLPDGHPLSHHPHIELAGLAADDWIGPYPGNPCHDVVLLACEQAGFEPLLVHSSDDFRAVVALAGAGAGVALVPRSALRGMELKDTVVRPVEGPAPTRRVFAAVRRGAELHPLIRPVLEALAGAAAGLPTG, encoded by the coding sequence GTGATCGACCCTCGCCGCCTGCGCATTCTGCGGGCCGTGGCGGACCACCGAACGGTGACCGCCGCGGCCGCAGCGCTCTATCTGACCCCCTCGGCCGTCTCCCAGCAGCTTGCCGCGCTGGAGCAGGAGACAGGGCACGCCCTGCTGACCCGCAGCGGCCGGGGTGTGCGGCTGACGGCTGCCGGGGAGATCCTCCTCTCCCATGCGCACGCCGTGCTCGCTCAGCTCGAACGGGCCGAGGCCGAGCTCGCCGCCTACGCGGGCGGCGCGGCCGGCGAGGTCACCGTCGCCGCCTTCGCGACCGGCATCGCGGAGGTGCTGGCCCCCGCCATCCGTGACCTCGCCGGGCGCAGCCCCCGCATCCGGGTGCGGGTCAGGGACTCCGAGGGCGACGAGAGCCTGACCCTGGTCCTCGACGGGGAGGCCGACATGGCGCTGGCCGTCGAATACCGGGGCGCGCCCCGCGAGGGCGATGTGCGCCTGGCCAGGGTCCCGCTGTACGCGGAGCCGTTCGACGCGGTGCTTCCCGACGGGCACCCGCTGAGCCACCATCCGCACATCGAGCTGGCCGGTCTCGCCGCCGACGACTGGATCGGCCCCTATCCCGGCAACCCCTGCCACGACGTGGTGCTGCTGGCCTGCGAGCAGGCCGGGTTCGAACCGCTTCTGGTGCACTCGTCCGACGACTTCCGCGCCGTTGTGGCGCTCGCGGGTGCGGGCGCGGGAGTGGCCCTGGTGCCGCGGTCGGCGCTGCGCGGGATGGAGCTGAAGGACACCGTGGTGCGCCCGGTTGAGGGCCCTGCCCCGACCCGGCGGGTATTCGCCGCGGTGCGCCGCGGGGCCGAGCTCCATCCGCTGATCCGGCCCGTGCTCGAGGCACTGGCCGGTGCGGCGGCCGGGCTCCCCACCGGCTGA
- a CDS encoding ribonuclease: MRITLRALRTRVAAVGVATAIVVTPTVLLATEAHATVSGTICYGALPSQAHDTLDLIESGGPFPYDQDGVVFQNREGVLPSQSTGYYHEYTVKTPGSSTRGARRIITGEQTAEDYYTADHYVTFKQVDFTC, from the coding sequence ATGCGAATCACTCTACGCGCGTTGCGCACCCGTGTTGCCGCCGTCGGCGTCGCCACCGCGATCGTCGTCACGCCTACCGTGCTCCTCGCGACCGAAGCCCACGCCACCGTGAGTGGCACCATCTGTTACGGCGCCCTGCCCTCACAGGCCCACGACACCCTGGACCTCATCGAATCCGGCGGGCCCTTCCCCTACGACCAGGACGGGGTCGTCTTCCAGAACCGGGAAGGTGTGCTGCCTTCCCAGTCCACCGGCTACTACCACGAGTACACGGTCAAGACCCCGGGCAGCTCGACCCGGGGCGCCCGGCGGATCATCACCGGCGAGCAGACCGCCGAGGACTACTACACCGCCGACCACTACGTCACCTTCAAGCAGGTCGACTTCACCTGCTGA
- a CDS encoding glycoside hydrolase family 6 protein: MSRTTAPPRRTRTALISACALVAAGLATATGMSGTAHAASVACNVTYTTNDWGSGFTANVAVTNSGTAALDSWTLTYNYTGNQKLTNGWNATWSQSGSTVTAKGIDWNKSIAAGATAGAGAQFSYSGTNAAPTSYAVNGTTCNGATGPTDPPTDPPTDPPTSGSLVDNPYVGAGVYVNPEWSALAAAEPGGSKISSQPTAVWLDRIAAIKGVNGGMGLRDHLDAAVKQASGKPFVVQLVIYDLPGRDCAALASNGELGATEIDRYKSEYIDPIAAVLKDPAYANLRIVTTIEPDSLPNLVTNTSDRPTGTPQCDTMKANGNYITGVGYALNKLGAVGNVYNYLDVGHHGWIGWDDNFNSTAQILHQAATASGATVADVQGIIANTANYGATTEPYFTINDAVNGTSVRQSKWVDWNRYVDEQSFAQAFRTELVSVGFDSKIGALIDTSRNGWGGSARPTAPAAKTTLDGYVDGSRTDKRIHLGNWCNQSGAGIGERPKAAPAAGIDAYVWVKPPGESDGASSAISNDEGKGFDRMCDPTYTGNARNGNSMSGALPNAPLAGHWFSAQFQQLLKNAYPAL; this comes from the coding sequence ATGAGCCGCACAACTGCCCCACCACGCCGTACGCGTACGGCATTGATCTCCGCCTGCGCGCTGGTCGCCGCGGGCCTGGCCACCGCGACCGGGATGAGCGGCACCGCGCATGCCGCCTCGGTGGCGTGCAACGTCACCTACACCACCAATGACTGGGGTTCCGGCTTCACCGCGAACGTGGCGGTGACCAACTCCGGGACGGCCGCGCTCGACAGCTGGACGCTCACGTACAACTACACGGGCAACCAGAAGCTGACCAACGGGTGGAACGCCACCTGGTCGCAGTCGGGTTCCACCGTCACCGCCAAGGGAATCGACTGGAACAAGTCGATCGCCGCGGGCGCCACGGCCGGCGCCGGCGCCCAGTTCTCCTACAGCGGGACCAATGCCGCTCCGACGTCGTACGCCGTGAACGGCACCACCTGCAACGGCGCGACCGGCCCGACGGATCCGCCCACCGACCCGCCGACGGACCCGCCCACTTCGGGCAGTCTCGTCGACAACCCCTATGTGGGTGCGGGGGTCTATGTGAACCCGGAGTGGTCGGCCCTTGCGGCGGCGGAACCGGGTGGCAGCAAGATATCCAGCCAGCCGACGGCCGTCTGGCTCGACCGCATCGCCGCGATCAAGGGCGTGAACGGCGGCATGGGCCTGCGCGACCACCTCGACGCGGCCGTGAAGCAGGCGAGCGGCAAACCGTTCGTCGTACAGCTGGTCATCTACGACCTCCCCGGCCGTGACTGTGCGGCGCTCGCCTCCAACGGTGAGCTGGGCGCGACCGAGATCGACCGTTACAAGAGCGAGTACATCGACCCGATCGCGGCCGTACTCAAGGACCCGGCGTACGCGAACCTGAGGATCGTCACGACCATCGAGCCGGACTCGCTGCCCAACCTGGTCACCAACACCAGTGACCGCCCGACCGGTACCCCCCAGTGCGACACCATGAAGGCGAACGGCAACTACATCACCGGTGTCGGTTACGCCCTGAACAAGCTCGGCGCCGTCGGCAACGTCTACAACTACCTCGATGTCGGCCACCACGGCTGGATCGGCTGGGACGACAACTTCAACTCGACCGCCCAGATACTCCACCAGGCGGCCACCGCATCGGGCGCCACGGTCGCCGACGTCCAGGGGATCATCGCCAACACCGCCAACTACGGTGCCACCACGGAGCCGTACTTCACCATCAACGACGCGGTCAACGGCACGTCGGTGCGCCAGTCCAAGTGGGTCGACTGGAACCGCTACGTCGATGAGCAGTCCTTCGCTCAGGCCTTCCGCACCGAACTGGTCAGCGTCGGATTCGACTCCAAGATCGGCGCACTGATCGACACATCCCGCAACGGCTGGGGCGGATCCGCCCGTCCCACCGCGCCTGCGGCGAAGACGACCCTGGACGGGTACGTCGACGGCAGCCGTACGGACAAGCGCATCCACCTCGGCAACTGGTGCAACCAGTCGGGTGCGGGCATAGGCGAGCGGCCGAAGGCTGCTCCCGCCGCAGGCATCGACGCCTACGTCTGGGTCAAGCCGCCGGGCGAGTCCGACGGCGCGAGCTCCGCCATCTCCAATGACGAGGGCAAGGGCTTCGACCGCATGTGCGACCCGACGTACACCGGTAACGCACGCAACGGAAACAGCATGTCCGGAGCCCTGCCCAACGCGCCGCTGGCGGGCCACTGGTTCTCCGCTCAGTTCCAGCAGCTCCTGAAGAACGCCTACCCGGCGCTCTGA
- a CDS encoding serine/threonine-protein kinase produces the protein MTDHQQDPLRAGGRDASAADPDVFQPLTEEDPRTVAGYLLSARLGAGGMGKVYLSYTPGGRPVAIKVIRPEFAEDPEFRRRFQQEVRAAQRVQGLYTAPVIDSDTEGPHPWLATAYVQGPSLHAAVAGHGAMPAATVLLLMAGIAEALQVIHHAGIVHRDLKPSNVLLAADGPRVIDFGIARAADTTALTGTGVSVGTPSFMAPEQASGTSCTAATDVFALGQIAAFAATGAAAFGDGPSHAVLYRIVHEDPDLSQLPDELREIVTDCLRKDPAQRPSPARIIELCGQASQDPALRRPDGWLPSSYAADLTQAAAPTPPPQPAHPPTQTAPHMPPVQQPTQTAPHMPPVQQPTQTAPHMPPVQQPVHTAYPQSVRPPAAGGYAYPPASGAPGGYPVQPAAGAPGSYPYRPGAGSPGGFPAPQAPHQQPRTKNRAWLVVAGVAAAALIGGGAYLAGQHGEDKDSQGSRNSASDTPRSGGTHSGTGAAGKSRTPAAPKAAVYKDLSIPAGYTVTFADEPPRPEDLDVNYEGDFGYSDDLVNGESVTTNQSKNTMALLESGEPGSLAGCRANTRYTTSISKDKLGKGSRICVKTGSGHYGLVTVHSFATRDSPSQFVSVDLTVWRNAATS, from the coding sequence GTGACGGACCACCAGCAGGATCCGCTACGCGCCGGCGGCAGGGACGCTTCGGCGGCGGATCCGGACGTGTTCCAGCCGCTCACCGAGGAGGACCCGCGAACGGTCGCCGGCTATCTGCTCAGCGCCAGGCTCGGCGCCGGCGGCATGGGCAAGGTGTACCTCTCGTACACGCCGGGCGGACGGCCCGTCGCGATCAAGGTGATCCGTCCCGAGTTCGCCGAGGACCCCGAGTTCCGCCGCCGGTTCCAGCAGGAAGTGCGGGCCGCGCAGCGGGTGCAGGGGCTCTACACCGCGCCTGTCATCGACAGTGACACCGAGGGCCCCCACCCCTGGCTGGCCACCGCCTATGTGCAGGGGCCCTCGCTGCACGCGGCGGTCGCCGGACACGGCGCGATGCCCGCGGCGACCGTGCTGCTGCTGATGGCCGGGATCGCCGAGGCGCTTCAGGTCATCCATCACGCGGGCATCGTCCACCGCGACCTCAAACCGTCCAACGTGCTGCTCGCGGCCGACGGACCGCGGGTCATCGACTTCGGCATCGCCCGCGCGGCGGACACCACCGCGCTCACCGGCACCGGCGTCAGTGTGGGAACCCCGTCCTTCATGGCCCCGGAGCAGGCGTCAGGAACGAGCTGCACCGCGGCTACCGATGTCTTCGCGCTGGGCCAGATCGCGGCCTTCGCCGCGACGGGTGCAGCCGCCTTCGGTGACGGGCCCTCGCACGCGGTGCTCTACCGGATCGTGCACGAGGATCCCGACCTCTCCCAACTCCCTGACGAACTGCGGGAGATCGTCACCGACTGCCTCCGCAAGGACCCGGCACAGCGGCCGTCCCCCGCACGGATCATCGAGCTGTGCGGTCAGGCGTCCCAGGACCCGGCGCTGCGCCGCCCGGACGGATGGCTGCCGTCCTCGTATGCCGCCGATCTGACCCAGGCCGCTGCCCCGACTCCGCCCCCGCAGCCGGCTCATCCGCCGACGCAGACGGCACCGCACATGCCGCCGGTCCAGCAGCCGACGCAGACGGCACCGCACATGCCGCCGGTCCAGCAGCCGACGCAGACGGCACCGCACATGCCGCCGGTCCAGCAGCCGGTGCATACGGCATACCCGCAGTCCGTCCGTCCGCCCGCAGCGGGCGGTTACGCCTACCCGCCGGCCTCCGGGGCACCCGGCGGCTATCCGGTCCAGCCCGCTGCCGGGGCCCCCGGCAGCTATCCGTACCGCCCGGGCGCCGGGAGCCCCGGCGGATTCCCGGCGCCGCAGGCTCCCCATCAGCAGCCCCGGACGAAGAACCGGGCCTGGCTCGTCGTCGCGGGTGTGGCCGCAGCGGCGCTCATCGGCGGTGGTGCGTACCTGGCGGGCCAGCACGGTGAGGACAAGGACTCGCAGGGATCCCGGAACAGCGCGAGCGATACGCCGCGGTCCGGCGGCACGCACTCGGGTACAGGTGCCGCGGGGAAGAGCAGGACCCCGGCAGCGCCGAAGGCGGCCGTGTACAAGGACCTCAGCATTCCGGCCGGCTACACGGTCACCTTCGCCGACGAGCCGCCCCGCCCCGAGGATCTGGACGTGAACTACGAGGGCGACTTCGGTTACTCGGACGACCTCGTCAACGGGGAGAGCGTCACCACCAACCAGTCCAAGAACACCATGGCACTCCTGGAGTCCGGCGAGCCTGGTTCGCTGGCAGGCTGCCGCGCCAACACCCGCTACACCACGTCCATCTCCAAGGACAAGCTAGGGAAGGGGTCCCGGATCTGTGTGAAGACCGGCTCCGGGCACTACGGCCTGGTCACCGTGCACAGTTTCGCGACGCGGGACTCGCCTAGCCAGTTCGTCAGCGTGGACCTCACCGTATGGCGTAACGCGGCCACCTCCTGA
- the tdh gene encoding L-threonine 3-dehydrogenase, whose translation MKALVKQHAEPGLWLMDVPEPETGPGDVLIKVARTGICGTDLHIRSWDGWAQQSVSTPLVLGHEFVGEVAAVGTGVTGIAVGDLVSGEGHLVCGKCRNCLAGRRHLCRSTVGLGVGRDGAFAEYVALPASNVWVHRAQVDLDIAAIFDPFGNAVHTALSFPLVGEDVLITGAGPIGIMAAAVAKHAGARNVVITDVSPYRLDLARKAGATLALNVAEHPVAEAQRRLGLKEGFDIGLEMSGRPEAMRDMVDNMTHGGRIAMLGLPAEEFAVDWAKIVTSMITVKGIYGREMFETWYAMTVLLEGGLDLSPVITGKYAYQDFDAAFDEAAGGQCGKIILDWTA comes from the coding sequence ATGAAGGCCCTTGTCAAGCAGCATGCCGAGCCGGGGCTGTGGCTCATGGATGTACCCGAGCCGGAGACCGGCCCGGGCGACGTGCTGATCAAGGTGGCCCGCACCGGCATCTGCGGCACGGACCTCCATATCCGTTCCTGGGACGGCTGGGCCCAGCAGTCGGTCTCGACTCCGCTGGTCCTCGGCCACGAGTTCGTCGGGGAGGTCGCGGCGGTCGGCACCGGTGTCACCGGGATCGCGGTCGGCGACCTGGTCAGCGGTGAGGGCCACCTGGTCTGCGGGAAGTGCCGCAACTGTCTGGCCGGACGCAGGCACCTGTGCCGCTCGACCGTCGGGCTCGGTGTGGGCCGCGACGGGGCGTTCGCCGAGTACGTCGCACTGCCCGCTTCGAACGTCTGGGTGCACCGGGCGCAGGTCGATCTGGACATCGCCGCGATCTTCGACCCGTTCGGCAACGCGGTGCACACCGCACTCTCCTTCCCGCTGGTCGGTGAGGACGTACTGATCACGGGCGCCGGCCCCATCGGCATCATGGCGGCAGCCGTGGCGAAGCACGCGGGTGCCCGCAACGTGGTGATCACCGACGTCAGTCCGTACCGCCTGGACCTGGCCCGCAAGGCCGGCGCGACCCTCGCGCTCAATGTCGCCGAGCATCCCGTCGCGGAGGCGCAGCGCCGTCTCGGCCTCAAGGAGGGCTTCGACATCGGCCTGGAGATGTCCGGCCGCCCCGAGGCCATGCGCGACATGGTGGACAACATGACCCACGGCGGCCGGATCGCCATGCTGGGTCTGCCCGCCGAGGAGTTCGCCGTCGACTGGGCGAAGATCGTCACTTCGATGATCACGGTCAAGGGGATCTACGGACGTGAGATGTTCGAGACCTGGTACGCGATGACCGTTCTGCTCGAGGGCGGCCTCGACCTCAGCCCCGTCATCACCGGGAAGTACGCCTACCAGGACTTCGACGCCGCCTTCGACGAGGCGGCCGGCGGCCAATGCGGCAAGATCATCCTCGACTGGACGGCCTGA
- a CDS encoding glycine C-acetyltransferase produces the protein MYESVRDDLRTALDEIRDAGLFKPERVISTPQSASVGVATGEVLNFCANNYLGLADHPDVVAAAKDALDRWGYGMASVRFICGTQDVHKELEQRLAVFLGQEDTILYSSCFDANGGVFETLLDAEDAVISDALNHASIIDGIRLSKARRHRYANRDLADLEQQLKDTQDARRRLIVTDGVFSMDGYVAPLAEICDLADRYDAMVMVDDSHAVGFVGSGGRGTPELHGVMDRVDIITGTLGKALGGASGGYVAARSEIVALLRQRSRPYLFSNSLAPVIAAASLKVLDLIESAGELRERLDANTRLFRTRMTEAGFEILPGEHAIAPVMIGDAAEAARMAELLLERGVYVIGFSYPVVPMGRARIRVQLSAAHSTADVERAVAAFIDARACA, from the coding sequence ATGTACGAGTCCGTCCGCGACGATCTGCGCACCGCTCTCGACGAGATCCGTGACGCCGGTCTGTTCAAGCCCGAGCGTGTCATCTCCACCCCGCAGAGCGCGTCGGTCGGCGTCGCGACCGGCGAGGTGCTGAACTTCTGCGCCAACAACTACCTCGGCCTGGCCGACCACCCCGATGTCGTCGCCGCCGCCAAGGACGCCCTGGACCGCTGGGGCTACGGCATGGCGTCCGTGCGTTTCATCTGCGGTACGCAGGACGTCCACAAGGAGCTGGAGCAGCGCCTGGCGGTCTTCCTCGGCCAGGAGGACACGATCCTCTACTCCTCCTGCTTCGACGCGAACGGCGGAGTCTTCGAGACCCTGCTCGACGCCGAGGACGCCGTCATCTCGGACGCTCTCAACCACGCGTCGATCATCGACGGCATCCGGCTCTCCAAGGCCAGGCGCCATCGCTACGCCAACCGCGACCTGGCCGACCTCGAACAGCAGCTCAAGGACACCCAGGACGCCCGGCGCAGGCTCATCGTCACCGACGGCGTGTTCTCGATGGACGGATACGTCGCCCCGCTCGCCGAGATCTGCGACCTGGCCGACCGCTACGACGCCATGGTGATGGTGGACGACTCGCATGCGGTGGGCTTCGTCGGCTCCGGTGGGCGCGGCACCCCCGAGCTGCACGGCGTGATGGACCGCGTCGACATCATCACCGGCACCCTCGGCAAGGCGCTGGGCGGAGCGTCGGGAGGGTATGTCGCCGCCCGTTCCGAGATCGTTGCCCTGCTGCGTCAGCGCTCGCGCCCCTACCTCTTCTCGAACTCACTCGCTCCGGTGATCGCTGCGGCCTCTCTCAAGGTTCTCGACCTCATCGAGTCCGCGGGTGAGCTGCGGGAACGTCTGGACGCGAACACCCGGCTGTTCCGTACGAGGATGACCGAGGCCGGCTTCGAGATCCTGCCCGGCGAGCACGCCATCGCCCCCGTGATGATCGGTGACGCCGCCGAAGCGGCCAGGATGGCCGAACTGTTGCTGGAGCGGGGTGTGTATGTGATCGGCTTCTCCTACCCGGTGGTGCCGATGGGACGGGCCCGGATCCGCGTCCAGCTCTCCGCTGCACACTCCACCGCCGACGTCGAGCGGGCCGTGGCCGCCTTCATCGACGCGAGGGCCTGCGCCTGA
- a CDS encoding YchJ family protein produces MSRSASRPRHPQRSRTRQGSHRPPASTAPCPCGLPAGYGECCGRFHTGRAAAPTAEALMRSRFSAFAVEDADYLLRSWHPDTRPPRIEFDTGQRWQRLEILDTTGGSPFHTSGTVTFRAHWTNRGESGELGERSRFERHEGAWVYVDGVVEE; encoded by the coding sequence ATGTCCCGAAGCGCTTCCCGGCCGCGACACCCGCAGCGATCCCGCACCCGGCAGGGGTCCCACCGCCCGCCGGCATCGACCGCGCCCTGCCCCTGTGGGCTGCCTGCCGGATACGGCGAGTGCTGTGGCCGATTCCATACGGGAAGGGCCGCTGCCCCCACGGCCGAGGCGCTGATGCGTTCGCGCTTCAGCGCGTTCGCCGTGGAGGACGCCGACTACCTTCTGCGGAGCTGGCACCCGGACACACGGCCGCCCCGTATCGAGTTCGACACGGGGCAGCGGTGGCAGCGGCTGGAGATCCTGGACACCACCGGGGGAAGCCCCTTCCACACCAGTGGCACCGTCACCTTCCGTGCCCACTGGACCAACCGGGGAGAGTCCGGAGAGCTCGGGGAGCGCAGCAGGTTCGAGCGTCACGAAGGGGCCTGGGTGTACGTCGACGGTGTCGTCGAGGAGTGA
- a CDS encoding cellulase family glycosylhydrolase, whose protein sequence is MSPPRLPVIAAAGAFAVAAAAVLLPPLTASGATPACSVEYSVTNSWDSGFQAGVKIINNGAPTSSWSLKFDFAGTQKVTQGWSAKWSQSGRTVTASNESWNGALPTGGSVDAGFIASGKGSDPAPTTFELNGVTCDKDPGSSPSPSPTGTDPSQPPADPGTAPALHASGNKLVDAKGAERHLYGVNRSGGEFMCVQGRGIFDGPVDDASVAAIADWKVNTVRIPLNEECWLGTADIDPAYAGANYVSAVKDYVSRLEAHGITPIVELHWTYGTYTGNSSGCADVHASCQKPMPDAQYSPSFWKSVAGTFKDDPAVAFDLFNEPYPDRATTTLDQAWTCWRDGGTCPGIGYEVAGMQDLVDAVRAAGAQNLVLIPGVAYANDLRQWVSHEPADPAGNTAAAWHSYNFNTCSSASCWNEQLTPVISKVPFVAGEIGENTCSHGYVDQVMSWLDAHDASYLGWTWNTWDCSTGPSLISSYDGTPTPYGTGLRDHLRSLR, encoded by the coding sequence ATGAGCCCACCACGATTACCTGTGATCGCCGCTGCCGGCGCGTTCGCCGTCGCAGCGGCTGCCGTACTGCTTCCCCCGCTCACCGCGTCCGGCGCCACCCCTGCCTGCTCGGTCGAGTACTCCGTCACCAACTCCTGGGACAGCGGCTTCCAGGCCGGCGTAAAGATCATCAACAACGGCGCCCCCACCAGCAGCTGGTCGCTGAAGTTCGATTTCGCCGGTACCCAGAAGGTGACACAGGGCTGGAGCGCCAAGTGGTCCCAGTCGGGCAGAACCGTCACCGCGTCCAACGAAAGCTGGAACGGCGCGCTGCCGACCGGCGGCAGTGTCGACGCCGGGTTCATCGCCTCCGGGAAGGGTTCGGATCCGGCACCCACCACGTTCGAACTGAACGGTGTCACCTGCGACAAGGATCCGGGCAGCTCCCCCAGCCCAAGCCCCACCGGCACCGATCCTTCGCAGCCGCCGGCCGACCCCGGCACCGCGCCGGCGCTGCACGCCTCCGGCAACAAGCTGGTGGACGCGAAGGGCGCGGAACGTCATCTGTACGGAGTCAACCGCTCCGGGGGCGAGTTCATGTGTGTCCAGGGCCGCGGCATCTTCGACGGCCCGGTCGACGACGCCTCCGTGGCGGCCATCGCCGACTGGAAGGTGAACACCGTCCGGATTCCGCTGAACGAGGAGTGCTGGCTCGGCACCGCCGACATCGATCCCGCGTACGCGGGCGCCAACTACGTCAGTGCGGTCAAGGACTACGTCTCCCGCCTCGAGGCCCACGGGATCACTCCGATCGTGGAGCTCCACTGGACCTACGGCACCTACACCGGCAACTCGTCGGGCTGTGCCGACGTACACGCAAGCTGCCAGAAGCCGATGCCCGACGCGCAGTACTCCCCTTCCTTCTGGAAGTCGGTGGCCGGCACCTTCAAAGACGACCCCGCGGTGGCTTTCGACCTGTTCAACGAGCCCTATCCGGACCGCGCCACCACCACACTCGACCAGGCGTGGACATGCTGGCGCGACGGCGGGACCTGCCCCGGTATCGGCTACGAGGTGGCCGGTATGCAGGACCTGGTGGACGCGGTACGAGCAGCGGGCGCCCAGAACCTCGTCCTGATCCCGGGCGTCGCCTACGCCAACGACCTGCGCCAGTGGGTCTCCCATGAGCCGGCCGACCCGGCGGGCAACACGGCCGCCGCGTGGCACTCGTACAACTTCAACACCTGCTCATCGGCGAGCTGCTGGAACGAACAGCTGACGCCGGTGATCTCCAAAGTTCCGTTCGTGGCGGGTGAGATCGGCGAGAACACCTGCTCGCACGGCTACGTCGACCAGGTCATGTCCTGGCTCGACGCGCACGACGCCTCGTATCTGGGCTGGACCTGGAACACCTGGGACTGCTCCACCGGCCCTTCGCTGATCAGCAGTTACGACGGCACCCCCACCCCCTACGGCACCGGGTTGCGCGATCATCTGCGCTCCCTCCGATGA